The Chryseobacterium suipulveris genome window below encodes:
- a CDS encoding MGH1-like glycoside hydrolase domain-containing protein, giving the protein MIKERFFGLSNYQGNHGEDLKEIYYYLDNTPSHSYMKMVYKYPIDEFPYDELITENERRSKTEPEYEIAETGIFDKNEYFDIFIEYAKINHDDILIRVTCCNRSGSKAPLVILPTVWFRNNWKWGYGTYIPKLKSSVKGMIDIEHGSIPLRKLYSRDPNTEALFCDNESNPEIIANTETDFKFFKDGINNFLINGDKNTINPEKTGTKASFFIDTEIQAGESKTFDFRLSPHEMENAFFDFDEVFSLRKKEADDFYAELQCDIENEEEKNIQRQAFAGLLWNKQFYHYTVSKWLKGDPKQEVTRDFDHYVRNTEWEHMQNKDVISMPDKWEYPWFATWDLAFHCVPFALIDGGFAKHQLKLLTKEWYLHPNGQLPAYEWDFSDVNPPVHAWSTFRVFKIDEKVNGKADIPFLESVFQKLLLNFTWWVNRKDKKGNNVFGGGFLGLDNIGAFDRNMQFKNGDHLEQADGTSWMAMFALNMMRIAMELALHNPVYEDMAIKFFEHYLYIAEAMENLGEGIDGLWNEEDGFFYDVLQLNNGESISLKLRSIVGLIPMFAVEIIERDTLDRLPNFTARMEWVLKNRPELANLVSHWEVEGKGGKHLMSILRKTRLKRVLKRMADPNEFLSEYGIRSMSKIYEETPFKFSTDEHEYVVKYMPAESDSRMFGGNSNWRGPIWFPINFLIVESLQRYHFYYGESLQVEYPTGSGEMRNLDFVAEDLSKRLRSIFIKDENGNRAFNGGNEMMNHDEFFKDYIMFYEYFNGDTGKGIGASHQCGWTATVAKLIQPRWR; this is encoded by the coding sequence ATGATCAAGGAGCGGTTTTTCGGATTAAGCAATTATCAGGGAAATCATGGGGAGGATCTGAAAGAAATTTATTATTATCTCGACAACACGCCGTCTCATTCCTATATGAAGATGGTTTATAAATATCCGATCGACGAGTTTCCTTACGATGAATTGATTACTGAAAACGAAAGACGGTCCAAAACAGAACCTGAATATGAAATCGCTGAAACAGGGATTTTTGACAAAAATGAATACTTCGATATTTTCATTGAGTATGCCAAAATCAATCACGACGATATTCTGATCAGAGTTACTTGCTGTAACAGAAGTGGCAGTAAAGCGCCATTGGTAATTCTTCCGACGGTTTGGTTCCGCAATAACTGGAAATGGGGATATGGAACTTATATTCCAAAACTAAAGTCTTCGGTGAAGGGAATGATTGATATTGAACACGGCTCGATTCCTTTAAGAAAACTGTACTCAAGAGATCCCAATACTGAAGCTCTTTTTTGTGACAATGAGAGCAACCCTGAAATTATTGCCAATACCGAAACAGATTTCAAATTTTTCAAAGACGGCATTAATAACTTCCTAATTAATGGGGATAAAAATACCATTAACCCTGAAAAAACAGGCACCAAAGCTAGCTTCTTTATCGACACTGAAATTCAAGCTGGCGAAAGCAAAACCTTTGATTTCCGGCTTAGTCCGCATGAAATGGAAAATGCCTTTTTTGATTTCGACGAAGTTTTTAGTTTAAGAAAGAAAGAAGCAGATGATTTCTATGCGGAGCTTCAATGTGACATTGAAAACGAGGAAGAAAAAAATATTCAAAGACAAGCATTCGCAGGACTTCTGTGGAATAAGCAGTTCTATCATTATACCGTCTCGAAATGGTTGAAAGGTGATCCCAAACAGGAAGTAACAAGAGATTTCGACCATTATGTTAGAAATACGGAATGGGAACATATGCAGAATAAAGACGTCATTTCCATGCCCGATAAATGGGAATACCCTTGGTTTGCGACTTGGGATTTGGCGTTTCACTGCGTTCCTTTTGCACTGATTGATGGCGGTTTCGCTAAACATCAGCTGAAATTGCTGACCAAAGAATGGTACCTGCATCCGAACGGACAGCTTCCTGCGTATGAGTGGGATTTCAGCGACGTGAATCCGCCCGTTCATGCGTGGTCAACATTCCGGGTTTTCAAGATTGATGAAAAAGTAAACGGAAAAGCCGACATTCCTTTTCTGGAAAGTGTATTCCAAAAGTTGCTGCTCAACTTCACGTGGTGGGTGAACCGAAAGGACAAAAAAGGGAACAATGTTTTCGGCGGCGGATTCCTCGGTCTTGATAACATCGGCGCTTTCGACCGAAATATGCAGTTCAAGAACGGCGACCATTTGGAGCAAGCCGACGGAACAAGCTGGATGGCGATGTTTGCGCTGAATATGATGCGGATCGCAATGGAATTGGCGCTCCATAATCCGGTTTACGAAGATATGGCGATCAAGTTTTTTGAGCATTATCTGTACATCGCGGAAGCAATGGAAAATCTGGGTGAAGGAATTGACGGACTGTGGAATGAAGAGGATGGTTTTTTTTATGATGTACTGCAACTGAACAATGGCGAATCTATTTCACTGAAACTGAGAAGTATCGTTGGTTTAATCCCCATGTTTGCGGTGGAAATCATCGAGCGAGACACATTGGATAGACTCCCGAACTTTACCGCTAGAATGGAGTGGGTTTTGAAAAATCGGCCGGAACTTGCGAATCTCGTTTCGCATTGGGAGGTGGAAGGAAAAGGCGGAAAACATTTGATGAGCATCCTTCGAAAAACCCGTCTCAAAAGAGTTTTGAAGAGAATGGCAGATCCGAATGAATTCCTGTCGGAGTACGGAATTCGCTCGATGTCTAAGATTTATGAAGAAACCCCGTTCAAATTTTCAACCGACGAGCATGAATATGTTGTGAAATATATGCCCGCAGAAAGCGACAGCCGAATGTTTGGAGGCAACAGCAATTGGCGAGGTCCGATCTGGTTTCCGATTAATTTCCTGATTGTCGAAAGTTTGCAACGATATCATTTCTACTACGGTGAAAGCTTGCAGGTAGAATACCCGACGGGAAGTGGCGAAATGAGAAATCTTGATTTTGTAGCAGAAGACCTCAGCAAAAGGTTGCGCTCAATTTTTATTAAAGATGAGAACGGAAACCGAGCTTTCAACGGAGGAAACGAAATGATGAATCACGACGAATTCTTCAAGGACTATATCATGTTTTACGAATATTTCAACGGTGATACCGGAAAAGGAATCGGCGCTTCGCACCAGTGTGGATGGACTGCAACCGTCGCGAAGTTGATACAGCCGAGATGGAGGTAG
- a CDS encoding OsmC family protein, with product MKIKLNRINDDFLFECTNSAGNKILLDNTSQPNAKGVSPMESVLMAVAGCSGIDVVSILKKQRQHITSFSAEVEGERVQVDDAKPFKKIQVKFFLEGEIDPKKARKAAELSFEKYCSVSKTFEPNVTVEYSVYVNNEKVD from the coding sequence ATGAAAATTAAACTCAACCGCATTAACGACGATTTCCTTTTTGAATGCACCAATTCTGCAGGAAACAAAATTCTTTTAGATAACACCTCACAACCAAACGCGAAAGGGGTTTCGCCGATGGAAAGTGTATTGATGGCAGTTGCCGGCTGTAGCGGGATTGATGTAGTCTCTATCCTGAAAAAACAAAGACAACATATCACCTCCTTTTCTGCAGAAGTCGAAGGAGAAAGAGTACAGGTAGATGACGCAAAACCTTTCAAGAAAATCCAAGTGAAATTTTTTCTGGAAGGTGAAATAGATCCTAAAAAAGCCCGGAAAGCTGCTGAACTTTCATTTGAGAAATACTGCTCAGTTTCCAAAACTTTTGAACCCAATGTAACTGTAGAATACAGTGTTTATGTAAACAACGAAAAAGTTGATTAA
- a CDS encoding GNAT family N-acetyltransferase encodes MKFENNKSGNGGFISLNNETEEVGRLTYTIFPELQKLIISFVLVHPKFEGRGMGKFLVEEAIKFARENSWKIYPHCSYARSVMQRLSDVDDILLT; translated from the coding sequence ATGAAATTTGAAAATAATAAATCTGGAAATGGTGGCTTTATTTCCCTTAATAATGAAACCGAAGAAGTAGGAAGACTTACTTACACTATTTTCCCCGAACTTCAAAAATTAATTATTTCATTTGTTCTGGTTCACCCAAAATTTGAGGGGAGGGGAATGGGGAAATTCCTCGTCGAAGAAGCGATTAAGTTTGCTCGCGAAAACAGTTGGAAAATCTACCCTCACTGTTCCTATGCACGTTCAGTAATGCAACGCCTGAGCGACGTTGATGACATTCTCTTAACATAA
- a CDS encoding YebC/PmpR family DNA-binding transcriptional regulator, with protein MGRAFEYRKASKMARWDKMAKTFSKIGKDIALAVKAGGPDPDSNPALRRCIQNAKGANMPKDNVERAIKKASGADAENYEEITYEGYGQGGVAFFVECTTNNPTRTVANVRAIFNKFDGNLGKNGELAFIFDRKGIFSIEKSVIKMDWEEFEMEMIDGGAEDIESDDEEVLVTTAFEDFGHLSHKLDELRIEAKSGELQRIPNNTKEVTDEQFKANMKMLERFEEDDDVQNVYHNMEITDEQMESL; from the coding sequence ATGGGACGCGCATTCGAATACAGAAAAGCTTCAAAAATGGCTCGTTGGGACAAAATGGCCAAAACATTTTCAAAAATAGGGAAGGATATTGCGCTCGCTGTAAAAGCTGGCGGACCTGATCCAGACTCTAATCCTGCACTCAGAAGATGCATACAAAATGCCAAGGGTGCAAACATGCCAAAAGATAATGTAGAAAGAGCGATAAAAAAAGCAAGCGGTGCAGACGCTGAAAATTACGAGGAAATCACTTATGAAGGATACGGACAGGGAGGTGTTGCTTTTTTTGTGGAATGTACCACAAACAACCCAACTAGGACAGTGGCAAACGTAAGAGCAATTTTCAACAAGTTTGACGGTAATCTTGGGAAAAATGGGGAACTCGCCTTTATCTTTGATCGCAAAGGAATTTTTTCAATTGAAAAATCCGTGATTAAAATGGATTGGGAAGAGTTTGAAATGGAAATGATCGACGGTGGCGCTGAAGATATAGAAAGCGATGACGAAGAAGTGTTGGTGACCACAGCATTTGAAGACTTCGGACATCTTTCACATAAGCTTGACGAACTCAGAATAGAGGCGAAAAGTGGCGAACTGCAGCGGATTCCCAACAATACGAAAGAAGTGACGGACGAACAGTTCAAAGCAAATATGAAAATGCTCGAACGTTTTGAGGAAGATGACGACGTGCAGAATGTTTACCACAACATGGAAATCACCGATGAACAGATGGAATCTTTATAA
- a CDS encoding OmpA family protein — protein MKNLKLGISALALTVASTVFAQTTNNPWLIGVGAHGVNHVAVGAGGAGKVLGSAFGGEDANRLYHMNYFTIMPPLSKLTVARSLNKYLVLDWQTTVGNIDNKRINMGKEFFLQTGLGLQFKFNSLWNEESWFDPYLRIGANYLRHDYSGVNFPVTDMYHNHVYPGFSENKPFTQRRKDHFTVAGGLGSNFWLTKNFGLGIQGDYVATPIDKSDIANFWQASASLLFRFGNTDRDKDGIPDKEDRCPDTPGLAEFQGCPDTDGDGIPDIDDQCPDVAGPKENNGCPWPDTDGDGVVDKDDACPTVAGPAENNGCPWPDTDGDGILDKDDACPTVPGLPQYNGCPKPKSVTASEVEGELKNIYFDFNKATITPQSSARLDAAATIIKTDGGNYLLEGQTDKKGSEAYNLDLSRRRAQAVVNALDARGVDPGALKSIGVGEAKAVVPETATDAERQQDRKVVVRAIEDATEWGTYKKHDVVVPVKKAPAKKKAPAKKRK, from the coding sequence ATGAAAAATCTAAAATTAGGAATTTCAGCATTGGCACTTACAGTTGCCTCTACTGTTTTCGCTCAGACGACCAACAATCCGTGGTTAATCGGAGTTGGTGCACACGGAGTAAATCACGTTGCCGTTGGTGCAGGTGGTGCAGGAAAAGTTCTTGGAAGTGCATTTGGTGGCGAAGATGCTAACCGTTTGTACCATATGAACTATTTCACGATTATGCCTCCTTTGTCAAAATTGACAGTTGCAAGAAGCTTGAACAAATACTTAGTTCTAGACTGGCAAACCACCGTTGGTAACATCGACAACAAGAGAATCAACATGGGAAAAGAATTTTTCCTTCAGACTGGTTTAGGTCTTCAATTCAAATTCAACAGTCTTTGGAACGAAGAATCTTGGTTTGATCCATATTTAAGAATCGGAGCAAACTATTTGAGACATGATTATTCAGGGGTGAATTTCCCAGTGACAGATATGTATCATAATCATGTATATCCTGGTTTCTCTGAAAACAAACCATTTACTCAACGAAGAAAAGACCACTTCACAGTTGCTGGTGGTTTAGGATCTAACTTCTGGTTGACTAAAAACTTTGGTTTAGGAATCCAAGGTGATTATGTAGCTACACCTATCGACAAATCCGATATCGCTAACTTCTGGCAAGCTTCTGCTTCCCTATTGTTCAGATTCGGAAATACTGACAGAGATAAAGACGGAATCCCAGATAAGGAAGACAGATGTCCAGATACTCCAGGTTTAGCTGAGTTCCAAGGATGTCCTGATACTGATGGTGACGGAATCCCAGATATCGATGATCAATGTCCAGATGTAGCAGGACCAAAAGAAAACAATGGTTGTCCTTGGCCAGATACTGACGGTGACGGTGTAGTTGATAAAGACGATGCTTGTCCTACAGTAGCAGGTCCAGCTGAAAACAACGGTTGTCCTTGGCCAGATACTGATGGTGACGGAATCCTTGATAAAGACGATGCTTGTCCTACAGTTCCAGGTCTTCCACAGTACAACGGTTGTCCAAAACCTAAATCTGTAACAGCTTCTGAAGTTGAAGGTGAATTGAAAAACATCTATTTCGATTTCAACAAAGCTACAATCACTCCGCAATCTAGCGCAAGATTGGATGCTGCTGCTACAATCATCAAAACTGACGGTGGTAACTACCTACTTGAAGGTCAAACTGACAAAAAAGGTTCTGAAGCATATAACTTAGACCTTTCAAGAAGAAGAGCGCAAGCTGTAGTTAACGCATTAGACGCAAGAGGAGTTGATCCAGGTGCATTGAAATCAATCGGTGTTGGTGAAGCGAAAGCTGTAGTTCCTGAAACTGCAACAGACGCTGAAAGACAACAAGACAGAAAAGTTGTTGTAAGAGCAATCGAAGATGCTACTGAATGGGGTACATACAAAAAACATGATGTAGTAGTTCCAGTGAAAAAAGCTCCAGCTAAGAAAAAAGCTCCAGCTAAAAAAAGAAAATAA
- the smpB gene encoding SsrA-binding protein SmpB: protein MKIEKSINIQNKRARFEYEILEEIEAGMVLTGTEIKSLRSSKASITESFCQFIDGELYIINMMIDEYKLGTFYNHKTKRERKLLLHKKELLKFEKKLKDVGNTIIPLKLYINQKGKAKLLISLARGKKLFDKRESIKERENKRNLDRLLKKS, encoded by the coding sequence ATGAAGATCGAAAAATCTATAAATATTCAAAATAAAAGAGCCCGGTTCGAATATGAAATATTGGAGGAAATCGAGGCAGGCATGGTTCTTACAGGGACTGAGATCAAATCTTTGAGGTCTTCCAAAGCGAGCATCACGGAGTCTTTTTGCCAGTTCATCGACGGTGAATTATACATCATCAATATGATGATTGACGAGTATAAATTGGGAACTTTTTATAACCATAAAACAAAAAGGGAACGGAAATTGCTTTTACACAAAAAGGAGCTGTTGAAGTTTGAAAAAAAACTGAAGGATGTTGGCAATACTATTATACCTTTAAAACTATACATTAACCAAAAAGGAAAAGCCAAGCTTCTAATTTCTCTTGCTCGCGGTAAGAAACTCTTTGATAAAAGGGAGAGTATTAAAGAGAGAGAAAATAAAAGGAATCTCGACCGACTATTAAAGAAAAGTTAA
- a CDS encoding ABC-F family ATP-binding cassette domain-containing protein, with protein sequence MLTVSNLSLQFGKRVLFDEVNIMFTKGNCYGIIGANGAGKSTFLKILTGKHEATSGNVSLEPGKRMSVLEQDHFAYDNYTVLETVLRGNKKLFDIKEEMDALYAKEDFSDADGIKAGELGVIYDEMGGWNSESDAMTMLSNVGIKEDMHYQMMGELENKDKVKVLLAQALFGNPDVLILDEPTNDLDIDTISWLEDFLADYENTVIVVSHDRHFLDAVCTHIGDLDYSKLNLYTGNYSFWYQASQLATRQRQQQNKKAEEKKKELQEFIARFSSNVAKAKQATARKKMIDKLNIEDIKPTSRRYPAIIFDTEREAGDQILEIKGLEKTKDGELLFSNIDLNLKKGDKVAVLSKNSLAVTEFFEILAGNSTQDKGTYNWGVTTTQSYMPLDNSDFFKENINLVDWLRQFTKNDEERHEEFMRGFLGRMLFSGDEALKSCTVLSGGEKMRCMFSRMMLQKANILLMDEPTNHLDLESITTLNNSLVSFKGTILLSSHDHEMLETVCNRIIELTPKGIIDREMTYDEYLQDKKVKELQQQMYS encoded by the coding sequence ATGTTAACAGTATCTAATTTATCTTTACAGTTCGGAAAAAGAGTACTTTTCGATGAAGTAAACATCATGTTTACCAAAGGAAACTGCTACGGAATTATCGGCGCGAATGGCGCTGGAAAATCCACTTTCCTCAAAATATTAACCGGAAAACACGAAGCAACTTCTGGAAACGTCTCCTTAGAACCCGGTAAAAGAATGTCGGTTCTCGAGCAGGATCACTTTGCTTACGATAACTACACCGTTCTGGAAACCGTTTTAAGAGGTAACAAAAAACTTTTCGACATTAAGGAAGAAATGGACGCTCTCTACGCAAAAGAGGATTTCTCTGATGCCGATGGAATCAAAGCAGGCGAACTCGGCGTAATCTACGACGAAATGGGTGGCTGGAATTCCGAATCCGACGCGATGACGATGCTCTCCAATGTTGGGATCAAAGAAGATATGCATTACCAAATGATGGGCGAGCTTGAAAATAAGGACAAGGTAAAAGTTCTTCTTGCACAGGCGCTGTTCGGAAATCCCGACGTACTCATCCTCGACGAACCTACGAACGACCTCGATATCGACACCATTTCCTGGCTCGAAGATTTTCTGGCAGACTATGAAAATACCGTGATTGTTGTTTCTCACGACCGTCACTTCCTCGATGCGGTTTGCACGCACATCGGCGACCTCGACTATTCGAAACTCAACCTTTATACAGGAAATTATTCCTTCTGGTACCAAGCTTCGCAGTTAGCGACAAGACAGCGTCAACAGCAGAACAAAAAAGCCGAGGAAAAGAAAAAGGAACTCCAGGAATTTATCGCGCGTTTCTCTTCCAACGTGGCTAAAGCAAAACAGGCAACCGCACGTAAGAAGATGATCGACAAACTCAATATCGAAGACATCAAACCGACCTCCAGAAGATATCCCGCCATTATTTTCGATACCGAAAGAGAAGCAGGGGATCAGATTCTGGAGATCAAGGGACTCGAGAAAACCAAGGATGGCGAACTCCTTTTCTCCAACATCGACCTCAACCTCAAAAAAGGCGATAAAGTTGCGGTACTCTCCAAAAACTCTTTGGCGGTTACTGAATTTTTCGAAATCCTTGCAGGAAACTCAACACAGGATAAAGGAACGTACAATTGGGGAGTTACCACGACGCAATCTTACATGCCGCTCGACAACTCCGACTTTTTCAAAGAAAATATCAACCTCGTCGATTGGTTGCGACAATTCACTAAAAACGACGAAGAACGCCACGAAGAATTTATGCGCGGATTCCTCGGCAGAATGCTCTTCTCCGGAGACGAAGCCCTAAAATCCTGCACTGTACTTTCAGGAGGAGAAAAAATGCGCTGCATGTTCTCCCGAATGATGCTCCAGAAAGCCAACATCCTTTTGATGGACGAGCCAACCAACCACCTCGACCTCGAAAGCATCACCACGCTCAACAACTCGCTCGTGAGTTTCAAGGGAACCATCCTCCTTTCCTCACACGACCACGAAATGCTCGAAACAGTGTGTAACCGAATCATCGAACTCACCCCGAAAGGAATCATCGACCGCGAAATGACTTACGACGAATACCTTCAGGACAAAAAAGTGAAAGAACTGCAACAGCAAATGTATTCATAA
- the recJ gene encoding single-stranded-DNA-specific exonuclease RecJ, with protein MNQKWIYKPEPDEDIVDGLSSSLGFGTFESKILVLRGIDNYQKAREFFKPNLNDIHNPFLMKDMQIAVDRIATAIENGEKILVYGDYDVDGTTAVALMYLYLSKIVEKKYLDFYIPDRNSEGYGISTEGIDFAKENDFSLIIALDCGIKALDKIQYAKEKGIDFIICDHHLPGDEIPDAVAVLDPKRKDCRYPFKELSGCGVGFKLCQGLNTIYKIPEAELFELTDLLAISIAADIVSMTGENRVLAKQGLKVLRKTRNLGLRLLIPEDKLATFDISNIVFEIAPKINAAGRISHGKAAVELMVSDNLKHAHQIVNDIVNLNDSRREMDMSSTTEALLQVEKTGQVTNFTTVVYDPEWNKGVIGIVASRLTETYYKPTLVFTDGNNGEMVASARSVSDFDVHDALENCSDLFLKFGGHPAAAGLSMAKDKFDLFKEKFEKVVAEKIQEHQKEPSVTIDSDVEIDELNKDFFNFHRKLAPFGPHNMKPILVLKNQKVSGYVKTMGKDGSHLKFYIKQESTGRNIECVGFKLGKYADDFREKTFDIAFTAEENHWKGNVTYYLNIRDVKFSEALD; from the coding sequence ATGAATCAAAAGTGGATCTACAAACCCGAACCTGATGAAGATATCGTGGACGGACTAAGTTCGTCGCTCGGTTTTGGAACTTTTGAATCCAAAATCCTAGTTCTTCGCGGCATCGACAATTACCAGAAAGCACGCGAATTCTTCAAGCCCAACCTCAACGATATCCATAATCCTTTCTTAATGAAGGACATGCAAATCGCCGTTGACAGAATTGCGACCGCCATTGAAAATGGTGAAAAAATATTGGTTTATGGCGATTACGATGTGGACGGAACCACCGCGGTTGCCTTAATGTACCTCTACCTCAGCAAAATCGTCGAAAAAAAATACCTCGATTTCTACATTCCCGACAGAAATTCCGAAGGTTACGGAATCTCGACCGAAGGAATCGACTTTGCGAAAGAAAACGACTTCTCATTAATTATTGCTTTGGATTGTGGGATCAAGGCATTAGACAAAATCCAGTACGCAAAAGAAAAAGGAATCGACTTTATCATTTGTGACCACCATTTACCGGGCGACGAAATTCCCGACGCAGTCGCTGTTCTCGATCCGAAAAGAAAAGACTGCAGGTATCCGTTCAAAGAACTCTCAGGTTGCGGAGTCGGCTTCAAACTTTGCCAAGGTCTAAACACCATCTACAAGATTCCAGAAGCAGAATTGTTCGAACTTACTGATCTTCTGGCGATTTCGATTGCTGCAGATATTGTTTCAATGACTGGCGAAAACCGCGTTCTTGCAAAACAGGGACTGAAAGTTTTAAGAAAAACCCGAAACCTCGGATTGCGGCTTTTGATTCCGGAAGACAAACTCGCAACTTTCGATATTTCCAACATCGTTTTTGAAATTGCACCGAAAATCAACGCCGCGGGAAGAATTTCTCACGGGAAAGCCGCAGTGGAATTAATGGTTTCCGACAACCTGAAGCACGCACACCAAATCGTAAACGACATCGTCAATCTGAACGATTCCCGCCGCGAAATGGACATGAGCAGTACAACCGAAGCTCTTTTACAAGTAGAAAAAACCGGGCAAGTCACCAATTTTACCACCGTAGTTTACGACCCTGAATGGAACAAAGGTGTGATTGGAATTGTAGCTTCACGACTGACAGAAACTTATTACAAACCGACCTTGGTTTTCACCGACGGGAACAATGGCGAAATGGTTGCTTCAGCAAGATCCGTTTCCGATTTTGATGTGCACGACGCGCTGGAAAACTGTTCCGACCTTTTTCTGAAATTCGGTGGACATCCCGCTGCAGCAGGACTCTCAATGGCGAAAGATAAATTTGATCTCTTCAAGGAAAAATTTGAAAAAGTAGTTGCCGAAAAAATTCAGGAACACCAGAAAGAACCGAGTGTCACCATCGATTCTGATGTAGAGATCGACGAGCTGAACAAGGATTTTTTCAACTTCCACAGAAAATTGGCGCCGTTCGGTCCGCATAATATGAAACCGATTCTGGTACTGAAAAACCAAAAAGTTTCCGGATACGTGAAGACAATGGGAAAAGACGGAAGTCACCTGAAATTCTATATTAAGCAGGAATCTACGGGGAGAAATATCGAGTGTGTCGGTTTCAAGTTAGGGAAATATGCAGACGATTTCCGTGAGAAAACATTCGACATTGCTTTCACTGCGGAAGAAAACCATTGGAAAGGAAACGTTACCTATTACCTGAATATTCGGGATGTGAAGTTTTCTGAAGCTTTGGATTAA
- a CDS encoding NAD(P)H-dependent oxidoreductase, with protein MKKSLVLFAHPYFEYSTTNVELIKVYEESGSFEFRDLYEEYPDFHIATFRERKRLPNYDRLIFHFPLIWFGVPPLLKLWMDEVFDMNWFSEDDHPLSNKDAVIIVTIGGKEENYSTEGLYETTIDNLMQQLTLSLKVYNIEVQEIIAVHDADDLDQEQLEKICQEIKKKLEI; from the coding sequence TTGAAAAAATCACTGGTTCTTTTCGCCCATCCCTATTTCGAATATTCTACGACCAACGTTGAATTAATCAAGGTTTATGAGGAATCGGGCAGTTTTGAGTTTAGGGATCTTTACGAGGAATATCCTGATTTCCATATCGCCACTTTTCGGGAAAGAAAACGGCTGCCAAATTATGACCGCCTGATTTTTCACTTTCCATTGATTTGGTTTGGTGTTCCGCCGCTTCTAAAACTTTGGATGGATGAGGTTTTCGATATGAATTGGTTTTCTGAGGACGATCATCCTTTAAGCAACAAAGATGCGGTAATCATTGTAACCATCGGTGGCAAAGAAGAAAATTATTCTACAGAAGGACTTTATGAAACCACAATCGATAATCTCATGCAGCAGCTGACGCTTTCTCTAAAAGTTTACAATATCGAGGTCCAGGAAATTATCGCGGTTCATGATGCGGATGATTTGGATCAGGAACAACTGGAAAAAATCTGCCAAGAAATTAAGAAAAAACTGGAAATATGA